From a region of the Deltaproteobacteria bacterium genome:
- the thiL gene encoding thiamine-phosphate kinase translates to MGFETEWIERLIQMFGRTGRGLAMGIGSDCAVLAQPLAATLVSTDTQVEGVHFDTAFMTFADVGYRAVTCALSDLAAGGCDADLPFLVFLSAAFPNRLSGADREQIAEGIGDALREHDATLAGGDTVLTPGPVTITATVIGQARRPLHRGGARPGDAVLVVGHLGGAGGALHLFHTQQATEHDDDLLAAYRRPRALLRIGGVLASVGASACADVSDGLMLDVSRIGERSGVALELDLDRLPIHPALVAHAAFDDERRMNLAATFGDDYALVATSPAGRVEAIERAVARAGTLCTTVGRCAEGAAGEVRATWRKEPYRPERPGYEH, encoded by the coding sequence ATGGGTTTTGAAACCGAGTGGATCGAGCGCCTCATCCAGATGTTCGGACGCACGGGCCGGGGGCTGGCGATGGGGATCGGTTCCGACTGCGCCGTGCTGGCGCAGCCGCTCGCGGCCACGCTCGTGAGCACCGACACGCAGGTCGAGGGCGTGCACTTCGACACCGCGTTCATGACCTTCGCCGACGTGGGTTATCGCGCGGTCACGTGCGCGCTTTCGGACCTCGCCGCGGGTGGGTGCGACGCCGATCTGCCCTTTCTCGTGTTTCTTTCGGCGGCATTCCCGAACCGGCTTTCGGGCGCGGATCGGGAGCAGATCGCGGAGGGGATCGGCGACGCACTGCGCGAGCACGACGCCACGCTCGCGGGTGGCGACACGGTCCTCACACCCGGACCCGTCACCATCACGGCAACGGTGATCGGGCAGGCGCGCAGGCCGCTGCATCGCGGCGGCGCGCGCCCGGGCGATGCCGTGTTGGTCGTCGGTCACCTCGGCGGCGCCGGCGGGGCGCTGCACCTGTTTCACACGCAGCAGGCTACCGAACATGACGATGATCTGCTCGCGGCGTACCGACGTCCTCGCGCGCTGCTGCGGATCGGCGGCGTTCTCGCGTCGGTGGGTGCGTCCGCGTGCGCCGACGTCTCGGATGGTCTGATGCTCGATGTCTCGCGCATCGGCGAGCGAAGCGGCGTGGCGCTCGAACTCGACCTCGACCGATTGCCGATCCATCCCGCGCTCGTCGCGCACGCCGCGTTCGACGACGAACGGCGTATGAATCTCGCCGCGACATTCGGCGACGACTACGCGCTCGTCGCGACCTCGCCGGCGGGCCGTGTCGAGGCGATCGAACGGGCTGTCGCGCGCGCGGGCACCCTCTGTACAACCGTCGGACGGTGCGCCGAGGGTGCCGCCGGAGAGGTCCGCGCGACGTGGCGCAAAGAGCCGTATCGCCCAGAGCGGCCGGGCTATGAGCACTGA